AAATAATCAGCAGAATTATTTTCACCGTTCAAAATCCCCACTGTATTGAGCTTATAGTTTGCACCTGCTTCTTCAAGTAACAGCCGGACAGTGCGAACGTAGGTACTGATGGGCGTACCGTAGACAGTGAGGTTTGTCATAGCTTGTTTTGTCCTCGGAAATGTTCAAAAATTTACCAATGACAAGTTTACTCTGCTCTGTCTATGATTGCTTCACCTCAATAAGGTAGATAACGATCGACTTCGACGTACAAAACTTGTTTCAGTCAGTTCTTCTCCAGATCGAACAATCCCCAGTTCGCTAGATCGATCGTTTAATCATCTGCAAAAAAAGAACTCTATCCTCAGAATGAGTTGCTTTATCGTCGTTCCTATCTCCGGGCAGATGGAAGCACAGCAAAAATGGGTAATTATAGATACATAATAAATCGCCCCTAAGCTCTAATTAATTGGGGGCATTTTTATCGCAATTTTTTCTAAGTAACTAGGCAGTGCCACTTCGATCGGCAAAATACTTTTGTAGTGTTTCATCGCAATCGGCATTACGCGAATGGCATAACTTTTCTTGCAGTCGCCAGCGCGAGGGAAAACATAATGAAGCTGCAGCAAGACAATAATTATTCTGGGGCAACATCAGACAAAGATCTTCTTGAATGAGCCGTCCAGCTAGATCAAGAGGAGCATCAAAATCAGAAATTCGCCAGACTTGCTTGGTAATGCGGTGATAAATTAAATCTCCCTGCTGCTGATAATGTTGGGGAAAATAGCGTAACAGGTGATCGATGAGGAGATTGAATACTTCCTGTTGTGCCGCTTCGCTACCCGGTAGACTGCCAAACACATCGTCTGGTCGACCGTGCAGCAGTTGCATTTTGAGCGTTAGCTGTTCAAGCGCGTCTGCTCCTATCTCAATCCAATCCGGTAGAGATTAATGGCTTAAGCCCCATTACCAAACGCCATTGTCCAACGCGAAAGGGGACACTGACTAACTGATTCATCTCCAGCCTGAGATTGAAAAGTTCAAGGCGTTTCAGAAGAAGAACGAGGATGGATTGGCTTTTGAGACAAAAAACCCGATCGCTTCTGTTGCTGTACTACTTCTTCATGATCCGTCTGGAGATCAAGCTGCTGATAGGGAATAAAGTCTGAGTTGAGCCAGAAAAATTCCAGCTTCCCTTCTAGCATTTCTTGTTCAAATTGAGCCAGTAGAATCATTGTTTTTGTCTCCAGATAGATTGGATTCAGGATTAGACTTGAAGTTACAGTGGGCTGACCATCAGGAACAACTCAATCCAAAAAGATTAAGCCTGAACTGGGTTAACTCAACAGATCATTTGTAAGCGCGGGTTTGTCTCAGACATGATTCTTTCAGAGCAAGGAATTTAGGCAAAATCTGCCCTTCCAATGGAATGTGAATTTCAGGCTCTTAATCAGCTGACAAAGTTCCTGAACTTATCCTAAGCGGATTGATCAAACCTCGATCATGTATTTCTATTACTAATTTCTATCAACTTTCATCAATCAACTGACGAATTAAACACTAACTCAAGCAAAGTAGATTAACTTTACTCTAGAGTCTATCGATCGCCTGCCTGCTCATTTGTCCATCCAGAACTTTCTAGAAGTTAAGTTTTGTAAACAAAGTTGCGGTTAAATGCAGCAAAAGATTTGCGAATCATTGATTTTTAGAAGCCCTGGAAATAATAATGGACACGCAATATGCCTTTCTCCTTAACCTGTCAGTCGAGTTATGTGTCAATTGCTAGGAATGAATTGCAATGTGCCGACTGATATTTGCTTCTCGTTTGAAGGCTTCTCTGCCAGGGGTGGCAAAACGGATGACCACAGTGATGGCTGGGGAATTGCTTTTTTTGATGGCTTAGGCTGTCGCGTTTTTTTAGATTCAGTTCCGTCAGTGCAGTCTCCCGTTGCAGATCTGGTACGCCAATACCCGATCCACTCAACTCATGTTATTGCCCATATCCGCAAGGCAACTCAAGGTAAAGTTGCGCTCGAAAATTGTCATCCTTTCCAGCGGGAAATGTGGGGGCAATATTGGGTCTTTGCCCATAATGGCAATCTGGAGAATTTCCACCCCGAATCGCTGAAGTTCTATCAGTCTGTGGGTCAAACGGATAGTGAACAAGCATTTTGCCTGATGTTGGATACCCTACGGCAAACTTTTCCAGCGGGTAAACCGTCACTGATAGACCTGCACTCAACGCTGCAAAGTATTACAAAAGACATCGCAAGCTACGGCGTTTTTAACTATCTTCTGTCCAACGGCGAATATTTTTTCGCGCATTGCTCCACAAAACTCTGCTATCTGGTACGACAGGCCCCCTTTGCGGCGGCTCATCTCATTGATCAAGATATGACCGTTGATTTTCGAGAGGTTACCACTCCAAACGATCGCGTTGCCGTTATTGCCACCCTGCCGCTAACCGATAACGAAGCTTGGACAATAATTCAACCGGGGGAGCTTTTAGCCTTCCAGAACGGACAGCCGATCGCTTGGTAGGGCAGCGCACGCAGCGAGATACAGGGGTAATCCAAACTTTATTTAAATTGACAGGCTGAGGTGCCCACGCTAGAATAAGTAAGGCTTATGCCGGGGTGTAGCGCAGCTTGGTAGCGCGCCTCGTTCGGGACGAGGAGGTCGTGAGTTCGAATCTCGCCACCCCGATAGATTATGCACCATCAGGATGAAAGAAACTCAAGAGCAGCCAAAGCTACAGAGGATTTAAGCTACTCATGGCAATCTGAAAATGTTCAGACAGTTAAGACCGAAGCGACCTTGGAGTGAGCGAACCCGATAGTTAGCATGGTTCCGGCGATGGATGGCTTAGGCATTGGTGGCGAGGATTCGACCCCGTTTAGGAGACTAGCAAATGTTGGAGCATCGTCGGGTCTGAGCATTTCATCCTTTTCAGCCCGGAGTATGCCATGAACCAGTCTAGCCCAACGCCTAGGATAAAAGGTCAGTCAAAGGAACGTCAGGTGGATGCTCCTAAGTTGGAAAGTTTGAAGAAAATCAATCTGGACGCGGCAGGCTTGGATGGAGGAGCCAGTGAAATCTACGCCTGTGTTCCTGAAGGGCGATCTTCATCAGCAGTGCGAGTCTTCTCCAGCTTCACGGCTGACCTTCATGCTCTAGCCGATTGGTTAAGCCAGTGTCAGATCAAGACAGTGGCAATGGAATCGACTGGGGTGTATTGGATTGCCATCTTTCAAATATTGGAAGCACGGGGATTTGAAGTGTACCTGGTCAATGCTCAGTACATCAAGAATGTGACGGGAAAGAAGACTGACATTCTTGATTGCCAATGGATACAGCAGTTACTGACCTATGGATTGCTGCACAAATCGTTTC
The DNA window shown above is from Trichocoleus sp. and carries:
- a CDS encoding heme-dependent oxidative N-demethylase subunit alpha family protein, whose amino-acid sequence is MEIGADALEQLTLKMQLLHGRPDDVFGSLPGSEAAQQEVFNLLIDHLLRYFPQHYQQQGDLIYHRITKQVWRISDFDAPLDLAGRLIQEDLCLMLPQNNYCLAAASLCFPSRWRLQEKLCHSRNADCDETLQKYFADRSGTA
- a CDS encoding class II glutamine amidotransferase, yielding MCQLLGMNCNVPTDICFSFEGFSARGGKTDDHSDGWGIAFFDGLGCRVFLDSVPSVQSPVADLVRQYPIHSTHVIAHIRKATQGKVALENCHPFQREMWGQYWVFAHNGNLENFHPESLKFYQSVGQTDSEQAFCLMLDTLRQTFPAGKPSLIDLHSTLQSITKDIASYGVFNYLLSNGEYFFAHCSTKLCYLVRQAPFAAAHLIDQDMTVDFREVTTPNDRVAVIATLPLTDNEAWTIIQPGELLAFQNGQPIAW